One segment of Alnus glutinosa chromosome 2, dhAlnGlut1.1, whole genome shotgun sequence DNA contains the following:
- the LOC133860349 gene encoding TMV resistance protein N-like, producing MRINIICGVISELGRWRAVIMPAELQLQLCHPLCSTSMAFTRVYSSSLSFLSAVTRCRHDVFLSFRGEDTRHNITQQLHRALEAAGIPTFKDDVKLHKGGEIASELLKAFQMSRIAVIVFSRNYANSGWCLDELVKIVECKNQAGQLLLPLFYDVDPVDPGSFAEAFATHEERFRGGNLAESKLEK from the coding sequence ATGCGTATAAATATTATCTGTGGTGTAATTTCGGAACTTGGAAGGTGGAGAGCAGTGATAATGCCAGCAGAGCTGCAACTTCAATTGTGTCATCCACTCTGCTCCACATCTATGGCGTTCACAAGGGTATACTCGTcatccttgtccttcttgtccGCCGTCACAAGGTGCAGGCACGACGTGTTCTTGAGCTTCAGAGGCGAAGACACCCGCCACAACATTACGCAGCAGCTACACAGGGCCTTGGAGGCGGCAGGCATTCCAACCTTCAAAGACGACGTCAAACTCCACAAAGGGGGAGAGATCGCGTCCGAGCTGCTAAAAGCCTTCCAAATGTCGAGGATTGCCGTCATTGTCTTTTCAAGAAACTATGCGAATTCGGGGTGGTGCCTGGACGAGCTGGTGAAGATCGTAGAGTGCAAGAACCAAGCTGGGCAGCTGCTTCTGCCTCTCTTTTACGATGTTGATCCTGTTGACCCTGGGAGTTTTGCGGAAGCGTTTGCCACACATGAAGAGCGTTTCAGGGGAGGGAATTTGGCCGAAAGCAAGCTAGAGAAGTGA
- the LOC133859664 gene encoding uncharacterized protein LOC133859664 has translation MQVIENQFRQNLQTIEDLMQLIWRSHAQAYETEMFLIAEIEREQRKSTTKAQIIADLQQSVDQTLASTALTSTTNVIMHGMEGQGCGDEIVGDFECGKEMISGNVFVGEEGEMSIPLHIASQDLVKGGIEMRQQKCSALSVRGMLEYGYGHHQQSGE, from the exons ATGCAGGTCATAGAGAATCAGTTTAGGCAGAACCTTCAAACGATTGAAGATCTCATGCAATTAATCTGGAGGTCCCATGCCCAG GCTTATGAAACAGAAATGTTCCTCATTGCTGAGATAGAAAGAGAGCAAAGGAAGAGCACCACTAA GGCACAAATTATTGCCGACTTACAACAAAGTGTGGATCAAACATTGGCTTCAACTGCACTCACGTCAACAACAAATGTCATAATGCACGGAATGGAAGGCCAAGGTTGTGGGGATGAGATTGTTGGTGATTTTGAGTGTGGAAAGGAGATGATAAGTGGGAATGTTTTTGTGGGCGAGGAAGGGGAAATGAGCATTCCTCTCCATATTGCATCCCAGGATTTGGTGAAGGGAGGAATAGAGATGAGACAGCAGAAATGTTCTGCATTGAGCGTCCGAGGAATGTTGGAGTATGGGTATGGACACCACCAACAAAGTGGGGAGTAG